The Anabaena sp. PCC 7108 region TGTCAGGGCTGAATTGCACTTGGATGAAGTGACACCCCACATTCATGCTTATTTTGTGCCACTAGATGAAAAGGGGCAACTGCGGTGCAATCATTTTTTTGATGGTCGGCAGAAGATGCGAGATTTCCAAGAAAGCTATTTTGCATCTGTGCAGCACCTGGGGTTAGAGCGTGGTATTCAAGGTAGTTTGGCTAAACATCAGGATATTAAGGATTTTTATCGCATAGTTGAGGAAGGAAAAGACCTTAACTCTGACCTGACTATTGCACAGATGCGGGCTAAGGCTGCAGATCGAGATAGGGCATTGCAGAGTAAGAGTTCTATGGAGCGCACTGCTAAAAGGTTGGTGAAGGAAAATGAATCTCTGCGACAAAGGATTCAGGAACTGGAAGCGGAAAACTCACAGTTGCAAAAGCAGGTTGAACAATTAAGTGATTTGCCCCTGGAAGATGTGGCTTGGCATTTGGGATTAGACCAAGACAATAGCAGCTATCGCTGCTGGAAAGGGGGTGAACACATTATCTATATAAATGGCTCTCACTGGAGTCACCTTGCACCCGATACTCAGAATAGGTTGGATGCACCCAACACACAAACAACAGGTAATGGTACTGCCAAATCTCAGAAAACTGGTACTGCCAAATCTCAGAAAATAGGTAATGTTGCAGCCAACTCCCAAAAAACTAGTGCTAGTCCTGGTGCTATTACTGGTACTGGTGCTGTGGCGTTGGTAAAGCAGGTTAATGGGTGCAATTTTAAAGAGGCTTGCATCTGGTTGAATGATAGATTTGGTGAAGATGGGATGCAGAGGTCTGTCACTCACTATACTAGGCAACAAGCGCAAGATATCCTCAAAGATGAGGCTGCACCACAGTTTGTCCCACCAGTACCGGATGAATCGAACTGGCATTTAGTACACAACTATTTAACTAAGAAACGGAGATTGCCTCAAGATTTAGTGCAAGAATTATATCAACGGGGCTGGGTTTATGCTGATGCTCAACAAAATGCTGTGTTTTTGTTGAAAAACCTCAATGGTGAAACTAAAGGTGCATTTTTGCAGGGGACAAGAGCAGAAGATAATACTTTAGAAGAAGACAATACTTTTACAGGAGATGCTACTGGTTTTACAGGATATGCCACTGGGACAAAA contains the following coding sequences:
- a CDS encoding plasmid recombination protein, whose amino-acid sequence is MVRAELHLDEVTPHIHAYFVPLDEKGQLRCNHFFDGRQKMRDFQESYFASVQHLGLERGIQGSLAKHQDIKDFYRIVEEGKDLNSDLTIAQMRAKAADRDRALQSKSSMERTAKRLVKENESLRQRIQELEAENSQLQKQVEQLSDLPLEDVAWHLGLDQDNSSYRCWKGGEHIIYINGSHWSHLAPDTQNRLDAPNTQTTGNGTAKSQKTGTAKSQKIGNVAANSQKTSASPGAITGTGAVALVKQVNGCNFKEACIWLNDRFGEDGMQRSVTHYTRQQAQDILKDEAAPQFVPPVPDESNWHLVHNYLTKKRRLPQDLVQELYQRGWVYADAQQNAVFLLKNLNGETKGAFLQGTRAEDNTLEEDNTFTGDATGFTGYATGTKRNQGWFYLQWGGQPTDEIQKVVLLKSPIDVLSFAMLEVERQRGVPGGVPQERTMYMTVDSPRGLPMELLPDIPEVVCAYDNNAAGDEMAGAVGELLPQATRVKPQAQNWHEELLALLRWQQREREYQQRQKQQRQRERKRESELEL